One window of Pyxicephalus adspersus chromosome 4, UCB_Pads_2.0, whole genome shotgun sequence genomic DNA carries:
- the LOC140328494 gene encoding actin-like protein 6A, producing the protein MSGGVYGGDEVGALVFDIGSYSVRAGYAGEDCPKVDFPTTIGVVLDREDGSTQMETDGEPNKPRGPTYYIDTNALRVPRENMEAFSPLKNGMIEDWDSFQAILDHTYKTHIKSEASLHPVLMSEAAWNTRAKREKLTELMFEHYNIPAFFLCKTAVLTAFANGRSTGLILDSGSTHTTAIPVHDGYVLQQGIVKSPLAGDFITMQCRELFQEMNVDLIPPYMIASKEPVREGAPANWKKKEKLPQVTRSWHNYMCSCVIQDFQASVLQVSDSTYDEQVAAQMPTVHYEFPNGYNCDFGAERLKIPEGLFDPSNVKGLSGNTMLGVSHVVTTSVGMCDIDIRPGLYGSVIVAGGNTLVQGFTDRLTRELSQKTPPSMRLKLIANNTTVERRFSSWIGGSILASLGTFQQMWISKQEYEEGGKQCVERKCP; encoded by the exons ATGAGCGGAGGAGTGTACGGTGGAG aTGAAGTCGGAGCCTTGGTGTTTGATATCGGCTCATATTCGGTACGTGCTGGGTATGCAGGAGAAGATTGTCCAAAG GTAGATTTCCCTACCACAATTGGTGTGGTACTTGATCGAGAAGATGGAAGCACACAGATGGAAACCGATGGAGAGCCAAATAAACCAAGAGGTCCAACGTATTATATTGATACAAATGCACTCAGGGTACCAAGGGAAAACATGGAGGCCTTTTCACCATTAAAAAATGGAATGA TTGAAGATTGGGATAGTTTCCAGGCTATTTTGGACCATACCTACAAAACACACATCAAGTCAGAAGCCAGTTTACATCCAGTGCTGATGTCTGAGGCAGCG tgGAATACAAGAGCTAAGCGAGAGAAACTGACAGAGCTGATGTTTGAGCACTACAATATTCCAGCGTTCTTCCTCTGCAAAACGGCTGTTCTCACTGC ATTTGCTAACGGTCGATCAACGGGTCTAATTTTGGACAGTGGGTCCACACATACTACAGCCATTCCAGTTCATGATGGATATGTACTTCAACAAG GTATTGTAAAATCTCCCCTTGCTGGAGACTTCATTACTATGCAGTGCAGAGAGTTATTTCAAGAGATGAACGTGGATCTGATTCCCCCATACATGATTGCTTCAAAG GAACCAGTACGGGAAGGAGCTCCAGCCAAttggaagaaaaaagagaaactaCCTCAAGTTACTCGCTCCTGGCATAATTATATGTGCAGT tgtgtgaTCCAGGATTTCCAGGCATCTGTTCTTCAAGTGTCAGACTCCACCTATGATGAGCA AGTGGCAGCTCAGATGCCTACTGTCCATTACGAGTTTCCAAACGGTTATAACTGTGATTTTGGAGCAGAACGTCTGAAAATTCCAGAAGGATTGTTTGATCCTTCAAATGTtaag GGCTTATCTGGTAACACCATGCTTGGGGTCAGCCATGTTGTTACAACGAGTGTTGGAATGTGTGATATTGACATCAGACCG GGGTTGTATGGTAGTGTGATTGTTGCAGGAGGAAATACACTAGTACAAGGATTTACTGACAGGCTGACAAGAGAACTCTCACAGAAGACCCCTCCG AGTATGAGATTAAAGTTGATTGCAAACAACACAACAGTGGAAAGGCGGTTTAGTTCCTGGATTGGTGGCTCTATCCTTGCTTCTCTG GGAACCTTCCAACAGATGTGGATCTCCAAACAGGAGTATGAAGAAGGAGGAAAGCAATGTGTGGAAAGAAAGTGCCCTTAG